From a region of the Labrus mixtus chromosome 5, fLabMix1.1, whole genome shotgun sequence genome:
- the npffr2a gene encoding neuropeptide FF receptor 2a, producing the protein MNEGLVNNLTQLYDNWTLYNSSEESVIPRNNITYVGFYLHQPSTAAIFIVSYLLIFLVCMVGNGVVCFIVLRSKNMRTVTNLFILNLAVSDLLVGIFCMPTTLLDNIITGWPFGSLVCKMSGMVQGISVSASVFTLVAIAVDRFRCIVYPFKQKLTISTATLIIVIIWVLAVSIMCPSGVMLQVTKEQTIRVLLGYDNKTTPFYWCRENWPNQEMRKIYTTVLFANIYLAPLSLIVIMYARIGITLFKTAVPTGGKPGHDHRHSVSKKKQRVIKMLLIVALLFIISWLPLWTLMMLSDYASLTEQQYRIINIYIYPFAHWLAFFNSSVNPIIYGFYNENFRRGFQTVFKFSLCAADGQRRKTYSHRLQGNSVLPANNAQTSLEPISLNSLDKNTSRRLNHVTEQDLVMEDLEKGSCSSGGVTAVSI; encoded by the exons ATGAACGAAGGACTTGTGAACAACTTGACTCAACTGTATGACAACTGGACTCTTTATAACTCCTCTGAGGAGTCCGTCATACCCAGGAACAACATCACATATGTCGGATTTTACCTGCATCAGCCGTCCACAGCAGCCATCTTCATTGTGTCCTACCTGCTCATCTTCCTTGTGTGCATGGTGGGGAACGGAGTGGTGTGTTTCATCGTTCTGAGGAGCAAAAACATGCGGACTGTCACCAACTTGTTCATCCTAAACCTCGCTGTGAGTGACCTGTTGGTTGGGATTTTCTGCATGCCCACAACACTACTAGACAACATAATAACAG GATGGCCTTTTGGAAGCCTTGTCTGCAAAATGAGTGGCATGGTTCAGGGGATTTCTGTGTCAGCATCCGTCTTTACTCTGGTGGCTATTGCTGTTGACAG ATTCAGATGCATTGTCTACCCATTCAAGCAAAAACTGACCATATCCACAGCGACCCTGATAATAGTTATTATCTGGGTTCTTGCTGTTTCCATCATGTGTCCCTCTGGGGTAATGCTACAAGTAACCAAGGAGCAAACCATCCGGGTGTTACTGGGCTATGACAACAAAACCACCCCTTTTTACTGGTGCAGAGAGAACTGGCCAAACCAGGAGATGAGGAAGATTTACACCACCGTTCTGTTTGCAAACATCTACCTTGCTCCTCTTTCCCTCATTGTTATCATGTATGCCAGGATCGGCATTACTCTTTTCAAAACAGCAGTTCCAACTGGAGGGAAGCCAGGCCATGACCACCGACACTCTGTGTCCAAAAAGAAGCAGAGGGTGATTAAAATGCTTCTGATAGTTGCACTGTTGTTCATCATTTCCTGGTTGCCTCTGTGGACCCTTATGATGCTGAGCGACTATGCCAGCCTGACAGAGCAGCAGTACAGAATcatcaacatttacatttacccGTTTGCCCACTGGCTAGCCTTCTTCAACAGCAGTGTCAACCCCATCATCTACGGTTTCTACAATGAAAATTTCCGCAGAGGATTCCAAACTGTATTTAAGTTTAGCCTGTGTGCGGCAGATGGACAACGGAGGAAAACCTACTCGCACAGGCTTCAGGGGAACTCTGTGCTTCCGGCTAATAATGCACAGACCTCCCTGGAACCCATTTCTCTCAACAGCCTGGATAAGAACACTTCCAGGCGACTCAATCATGTCACTGAACAGGACTTGGTAATGGAGGACTTGGAGAAGGGCTCTTGCAGCAGTGGGGGTGTGACTGCAGTGTCTATTTGA